A window of the Streptomyces finlayi genome harbors these coding sequences:
- the glmS gene encoding glutamine--fructose-6-phosphate transaminase (isomerizing): MCGIVGYIGKRDVAPLLLEGLQRLEYRGYDSAGLVVTSKTAAGKPGTLKMVKAKGRVRELESRVPKRFAGTTGIAHTRWATHGAPSDENAHPHLDADHKVAVVHNGIIDNATELRAKLVADGTVFLSETDTEVLVHLVARSQADTLEEKVREALRHVEGTYGIAVMHADFNDRIVVARNGSPVVLGIGEKEMFVASDVAALVAHTRQIVTLDDGEMATLKAEDFRTYTTEGSTTTATPTTVEWEAESYDMGGHDTYMHKEISEQADAVDRVLRGRIDDRFSTVHLGGLNLDAREARGVRRIKILGCGTSYHAGLIGAGLIEELARIPADAEPASEFRYRNPVVDPDTLYVAVSQSGETYDVLAAVQELKRKGARVLGVVNVVGSAIAREADGGMYVHAGPEVCVVSTKCFTNTVVAFALLALHLGRIRDLSVADGKRIIDGLRKLPEQIGRILETEAEIKKLAEVYAGAQSMMFIGRVRGYPVALEASLKLKEISYIHAEAYPASELKHGPLALIEPALPTVAIVPDDDLLEKNRAALEEIKARSGRILAIAHREQERADHTIVVPKNENELDPILMGIPLQLFAYHTALAMGRDIDKPRNLAKSVTVE; this comes from the coding sequence ATGTGCGGAATCGTCGGTTATATCGGCAAGCGTGATGTGGCACCGCTGCTGCTGGAGGGACTGCAGCGGCTGGAGTACCGGGGTTACGACTCGGCCGGCCTCGTCGTCACCAGCAAGACGGCGGCAGGCAAGCCCGGCACCCTGAAGATGGTCAAGGCCAAGGGCCGGGTCCGTGAGCTGGAGTCCCGCGTCCCCAAGCGCTTCGCCGGCACCACCGGCATCGCCCACACCCGCTGGGCCACCCACGGCGCGCCGAGCGACGAGAACGCCCACCCCCACCTGGACGCCGACCACAAGGTCGCCGTCGTCCACAACGGCATCATCGACAACGCCACCGAGCTCCGTGCGAAGCTCGTCGCCGACGGCACCGTCTTCCTCTCCGAGACCGACACGGAGGTGCTGGTCCACCTGGTCGCCCGCTCGCAGGCGGACACCCTGGAGGAGAAGGTCCGCGAGGCCCTGCGCCACGTCGAGGGCACGTACGGCATCGCCGTCATGCACGCCGACTTCAACGACCGCATCGTCGTCGCGCGCAACGGCTCCCCGGTCGTCCTCGGCATCGGCGAGAAGGAGATGTTCGTCGCCTCCGACGTGGCGGCCCTCGTCGCACACACCCGCCAGATCGTCACCCTCGACGACGGCGAGATGGCCACCCTCAAGGCCGAGGACTTCCGCACGTACACCACGGAGGGCTCGACCACGACGGCCACGCCCACGACCGTGGAGTGGGAGGCCGAGTCGTACGACATGGGCGGCCACGACACGTACATGCACAAGGAGATCTCCGAGCAGGCCGACGCCGTGGACCGCGTGCTGCGCGGCCGCATCGACGACCGCTTCTCCACCGTGCACCTGGGCGGCCTCAACCTGGACGCCCGCGAGGCCCGCGGAGTGCGCCGGATCAAGATCCTGGGCTGCGGCACCTCGTACCACGCGGGCCTGATCGGCGCCGGCCTCATCGAGGAGCTGGCCCGCATCCCCGCGGACGCCGAGCCGGCCTCCGAGTTCCGTTACCGCAACCCGGTCGTCGACCCCGACACGCTGTACGTCGCCGTCTCCCAGTCCGGTGAGACGTACGACGTGCTGGCCGCCGTCCAGGAGCTCAAGCGCAAGGGCGCACGCGTCCTCGGCGTCGTGAACGTGGTCGGCTCGGCGATCGCCCGCGAGGCCGACGGCGGCATGTACGTCCACGCGGGCCCCGAGGTCTGCGTCGTCTCCACCAAGTGCTTCACCAACACGGTCGTCGCCTTCGCGCTGCTCGCCCTGCACCTCGGCCGCATCCGCGACCTGTCGGTCGCCGACGGCAAGCGGATCATCGACGGTCTGCGCAAGCTCCCCGAGCAGATCGGGCGCATCCTGGAGACCGAGGCGGAGATCAAGAAGCTGGCGGAGGTGTACGCGGGCGCCCAGTCGATGATGTTCATCGGCCGGGTGCGGGGCTACCCCGTGGCGCTGGAGGCCTCCCTGAAGCTCAAGGAGATCTCCTACATCCACGCCGAGGCGTACCCGGCGTCCGAGCTGAAGCACGGGCCGCTGGCGCTCATCGAGCCGGCGCTCCCCACCGTCGCGATCGTCCCGGACGACGACCTGCTGGAGAAGAACCGCGCCGCCCTGGAGGAGATCAAGGCCCGCAGCGGCCGGATCCTCGCCATCGCCCACCGCGAGCAGGAGCGGGCGGACCACACCATCGTCGTCCCGAAGAACGAGAACGAGCTGGACCCCATCCTGATGGGCATCCCGCTCCAGCTCTTCGCGTACCACACGGCGCTGGCCATGGGCCGCGACATCGACAAGCCGCGCAACCTGGCGAAGTCCGTCACGGTCGAGTAG
- a CDS encoding universal stress protein, producing MAGHEIPEPADRKQVADPLSEPLPVEETRHSCDPAFRHGVVVGFDGSTSSERALAYAIGMASRSGSGLIIVHVANRLPTTVWAGCEPPVFVDVPDHRTEVLGLELACADYLCDVPWVLVERGGDICHELEEVGREYSADAIVVGSTHGIVGRIFGSVAGRLARRARRPVIVIP from the coding sequence ATGGCCGGTCACGAAATCCCTGAACCCGCAGACCGCAAGCAGGTGGCCGACCCACTGTCGGAGCCGCTGCCGGTCGAAGAAACACGTCATTCCTGCGATCCGGCCTTCCGGCACGGGGTCGTGGTCGGTTTCGACGGATCGACGTCCAGTGAACGGGCCCTCGCGTACGCCATCGGCATGGCTTCGCGCTCCGGTTCCGGACTGATCATCGTCCATGTCGCCAATCGGCTGCCGACCACCGTCTGGGCGGGCTGCGAGCCTCCGGTCTTCGTCGACGTGCCCGATCACCGCACCGAGGTCCTCGGTCTTGAGCTGGCCTGCGCGGACTATCTCTGCGATGTGCCGTGGGTGCTCGTCGAGCGCGGCGGGGACATCTGCCACGAGCTGGAGGAGGTCGGCCGCGAGTATTCCGCGGACGCCATCGTCGTCGGCTCCACGCACGGCATCGTCGGCCGGATCTTCGGCTCGGTCGCGGGCCGGCTGGCGCGCCGGGCCCGGCGCCCGGTGATCGTCATCCCCTGA